A single Methylosinus sp. H3A DNA region contains:
- a CDS encoding acyltransferase: MDELRGLAITSVLLSHLGLVFGRDAATASAFNLPVFGVGVDLFFVISGFVIVQNVHALREAAGTEFWRGAMAFWARRALRIALPAWATIAAIALWASGASIADLEAAAGFYGNFHWAPCFEGAGDCGDALATSHFWSLAIEMQFYAVAPLVGALSLNQTRAVAAAILLAGALTPRPWGGFLWAFRADGLMIGALLAQEQRSAGSWCERAPPIGVGLATFWLMIAATLARVFGGGASGAGLVLVAAIFGFVVAGSVREERRGWAALASIGRLSFSIYLVHLPIFAMTRAALERSASGEVMMLAAIGATTAAAIALDRLAARPAQAAARILSERICRRLAGRRTATGSVTR, from the coding sequence TTGGACGAGCTGCGCGGGCTGGCGATCACGTCGGTGTTACTGTCGCATCTCGGGCTTGTCTTCGGGCGAGACGCGGCAACGGCGAGCGCGTTTAACCTCCCGGTGTTCGGCGTGGGCGTCGATCTGTTTTTCGTGATCTCGGGATTTGTGATCGTCCAAAACGTCCATGCGTTGAGAGAGGCCGCCGGCACAGAATTTTGGCGGGGCGCCATGGCTTTTTGGGCGCGGCGCGCGCTGCGGATCGCCCTGCCTGCGTGGGCGACGATCGCGGCGATCGCGCTGTGGGCGTCCGGCGCCTCGATCGCGGATCTGGAGGCGGCGGCAGGATTCTACGGAAATTTTCATTGGGCGCCCTGCTTCGAAGGGGCAGGGGACTGCGGCGATGCGCTGGCGACGTCGCATTTCTGGTCCCTCGCGATCGAAATGCAGTTTTACGCGGTGGCGCCCTTGGTTGGGGCCTTGTCGCTGAACCAGACGCGCGCCGTCGCTGCCGCCATTTTGCTGGCCGGCGCACTAACACCAAGGCCGTGGGGCGGCTTCCTATGGGCGTTCAGGGCCGATGGTCTGATGATCGGCGCGCTCCTCGCGCAAGAGCAGCGATCGGCGGGGTCGTGGTGCGAGCGCGCGCCGCCGATCGGAGTGGGCCTTGCGACATTCTGGTTGATGATCGCGGCGACGCTGGCGCGGGTGTTCGGCGGCGGCGCTTCCGGCGCTGGCCTGGTCCTCGTTGCAGCGATCTTCGGATTCGTGGTCGCAGGCAGCGTAAGGGAGGAGAGGCGGGGCTGGGCGGCGCTGGCTTCGATTGGGCGGCTCTCGTTCTCGATCTATCTCGTGCATCTCCCGATTTTCGCGATGACGCGCGCCGCGTTGGAGCGATCGGCTTCAGGCGAGGTGATGATGCTCGCGGCGATCGGCGCGACGACGGCGGCGGCGATCGCATTGGATCGATTGGCGGCGCGGCCGGCGCAAGCGGCGGCTCGAATCTTATCTGAGCGCATCTGTCGTCGGTTGGCAGGGCGCAGGACAGCAACCGGATCGGTGACGCGATGA
- a CDS encoding thermonuclease family protein has protein sequence MIRPLLAAIAIVSAPGVCRAQTVYTPNTPAQLPPMRVEVLDSTSFRDIETGSVYRLYGVDSCRAGQLATLARQHWPCAAVATGWLVNATLGKWVSCNILREQDAVRLARCSSSEHSDLAADMLKEGLAVTLPPDRNELVRAYGAAQEQAKKTYRGLWSSQFTMPWEVPTPTAAQVSNE, from the coding sequence ATGATCCGTCCGCTCCTCGCCGCGATCGCCATCGTGTCTGCGCCCGGCGTTTGCCGGGCGCAGACCGTATACACTCCGAACACGCCGGCCCAACTTCCGCCCATGCGTGTCGAAGTCCTCGACTCGACAAGCTTCCGCGACATCGAGACCGGGTCTGTCTATCGCCTCTACGGGGTTGATTCTTGCCGGGCCGGGCAGCTCGCCACTCTCGCCCGGCAGCATTGGCCTTGCGCCGCGGTCGCCACGGGCTGGCTCGTGAACGCCACGCTCGGAAAATGGGTATCCTGCAACATTCTACGCGAGCAGGACGCGGTTCGCTTGGCCCGCTGTTCATCCTCAGAGCATTCCGACCTCGCGGCAGACATGCTCAAAGAGGGACTCGCCGTCACATTGCCGCCGGATCGAAACGAGCTCGTTCGCGCTTATGGCGCGGCTCAGGAACAGGCAAAAAAGACTTACCGGGGTCTCTGGTCCAGCCAATTCACTATGCCCTGGGAAGTGCCCACTCCAACCGCGGCGCAAGTCTCAAACGAATAG